From one Trifolium pratense cultivar HEN17-A07 linkage group LG1, ARS_RC_1.1, whole genome shotgun sequence genomic stretch:
- the LOC123913035 gene encoding replication protein A 70 kDa DNA-binding subunit A-like, which produces MVEKEVMMYSPLNLYPVDIPIHIFNDNYDTDYLIDVMGVLKAVGVEKVYSRNGSESKMIPIELNYDGFCFKVTLFGPYADELNAFIASGEADNAVVAVLLAKVKMFQGQPTIQNTIYATKLVFNPVYTSAVDLKKRMLGKSATPSPGISLLKDTSKISNEDDFLNLTPMTTIDGVKDCSVEKTFAVFGTVNFIDGSEWWYTACTCNKKVYPDERMYFCPKCNKHVINVSPRYMIKVKVIDHTDSATFLIFYRDATDLFNKSCADMIEAFGMGNLADIPEEIGDLVDKSYLFKVETNVDPSGMYEKSFKVKKIVADPVLIEKFKAKYVEYLFDASRKLI; this is translated from the exons ATGGTGGAGAAGGAAGTGATGATGTACTCTCCGCTCAATCTTTATCCTGTTGACATCCCTATACAT ATTTTTAATGATAACTATGATACCGATTATTTGATAG ATGTGATGGGAGTCTTGAAAGCTGTGGGTGTTGAAAAGGTTTATTCTCGAAATGGAAGCGAATCAAAGATGATTCCTATAGAGCTGAACTACGatgg ATTCTGTTTCAAAGTTACACTCTTTGGACCTTATGCGGACGAGTTGAACGCTTTTATCGCATCTGGTGAAGCAGATAATGCTGTCGTTGCTGTTTTGTTGGCCAAAGTCAAAATGTTCCAAG gtCAACCAACTATTCAAAACACCATATACGCCACTAAACTGGTTTTCAATCCTGTTTACACATCTGCGGTTGATCTCAAGAAAAG GATGCTTGGGAAAAGTGCTACTCCATCACCTGGTATTTCTCTATTAAAAGATACTTCTAAAATTAGCAATGAGGATGATTTTCTCAATTTGACGCCAATGACAACTATTGACGGAGTTAAGGATTGTAGTGTG GAAAAGACATTTGCTGTATTTGGTACGGTGAATTTTATCGATGGTTCTGAATGGTGGTACACTGCGTGCACCtgtaataaaaaagtttatccAGATGAGCGTATGTACTTTTGTCCTAAGTGCAACAAGCATGTCATCAACGTCTCTCCAAG GTACATGATTAAGGTCAAAGTTATTGACCATACTGATTCTGCTACCTTTCTCATTTTTTATCGTGATGCTACCGATCTATTCAATAAATCTTGTGCTGATATGATCGAAGCTTTTGGGAtg GGTAATTTGGCCGATATTCCAGAAGAGATTGGTGATCTGGTTGATAAGTCATATCTTTTTAAGGTTGAAACCAATGTTGATCCTTCTGGCATGTACGAAAAATCTTTTAAGGTCAAGAAGATTGTGGCCGACCCTGTTTTGATTGAAAAGTTCAAAGCTAAATATGTAGAATATTTG TTTGATGCTTCGAGGAAGTTGATTTAG
- the LOC123899358 gene encoding receptor-like protein EIX2 has translation MDLSQNNLIGFIPNEITWLTGLHFLNLSKNQLKGEIPRLIGDMKSLESLDMSQNQLSGTIPNTMSALTSLSLLNLSHNNLSGPIPKDNQFLTLDDPSIYAYNPYFCGSPLPNMCPGDISHRTSETKGDADKDEVEKVLFYFVIALGFATGLWVFIGTLWLKKNWRHAYFRWVEDVADKIYVAFVIKVPKIKKKMMRNHVH, from the coding sequence ATGGATTTGTCACAAAACAATTTGATTGGATTTATTCCTAATGAAATCACTTGGCTCACAGGACTACATTTCTTGAACTTGTcaaaaaatcaattgaaaggAGAGATTCCTCGATTAATAGGAGACATGAAATCGCTAGAATCCTTGGACATGTCTCAAAACCAACTTTCAGGAACAATTCCAAACACCATGTCTGCTTTAACTTCATTGAGTCTTTTAAACTTGTCACACAACAACCTTTCAGGACCAATTCCCAAAGATAATCAGTTTTTGACTCTTGATGACCCATCTATTTATGCTTACAATCCATACTTTTGTGGATCTCCACTCCCAAATATGTGTCCTGGTGATATTTCACATAGAACTTCTGAAACCAAAGGTGATGCAGATAAGGACGAGGTAGAAAAAGTATTGTTCTATTTTGTCATAGCACTTGGTTTTGCAACTGGTTTATGGGTATTTATTGGCACTTTGTGGTTGAAGAAGAATTGGAGACATGCTTACTTCAGATGGGTGGAAGATGTTGCTGACAAGATTTATGTGGCATTTGTAATTAAAGTGCCAAAGATAAAGAAGAAAATGATGAGAAACCATGTCCACTAG